The Stenotrophomonas sp. ZAC14D1_NAIMI4_1 DNA segment ATCTGCTTGAACTCGGCCACCGTCTCCAGCGACAGGTAGCGCGGCTGAGGCGCGAAGAAGCCGATGGTGTTGTAGCCCCAGTAGTTGCGCAGGCCGCGCTCCAATAGTTGCTGGTCGTCCACATAGGCGTGCACCGGCAGCAGCTCGATGGCCGTGACGCCCAGATGCACCAGATGGTCCACCACCGCATCGTGCCGCAGCGCCGAGAACGTGCCGCGCTCGGCGTGGGGGACGCCGGGATGCTGCATGGTCAGGCCGCGCACGTGCGCCTCGTAGATGACCGAGCGATCCCACGGTGTAGCGGGCGCGCGCTCGCTGCCCCAGCTGAAGGCCGGGTCGATCACCGCGCAGCGCGGCATGTACGGCGCGCTGTCGCGGCGGTCGAAGCTCAGGTCGGCGTCGCGGTGTCCCAGCGTATAGCCGAACAGCTGCGGCGCCCACTTGATCTCGCCCACGATCTGCTTGGCATACGGGTCCAGCAGCAGCTTGTTCGGATTGAAGCGATGTCCATCCTGCGGCGCATAGGGGCCATGCACGCGGTATCCATAGCGCTGGCCCGGGCGCACGTCCGGCAGGTAGCCGTGCCAGACCTCGTTGGTGTACTCCGGCAGGACGATGCGCTCGATCTCGCGGTTGCGCGCATCGAAAAGGCACAGCTCCACCTTGGTGGCATGCCGAGAGTACAGTGCGAAATTCACCCCCAGCCCATCCCAGGTCGCGCCCAGCGGGAACGGCCTGCCCTCGCGAACGCGCGAGCTCTGTGTCCACTTACGGGTTGCCATCGTTCTCGTCCTTACCCGCATGAAGCGCTGCTATCTCTGCTTCCACCAAACGCTCGGCCATGTGCCAATGACGTTGTTCCTGCTCATCCGGGCGGCCCTCGGCCTCCCAGATCTGGTGCGCCAGCATTTCGATGCGGCG contains these protein-coding regions:
- a CDS encoding DUF2934 domain-containing protein, which translates into the protein MDSSERRRRIEMLAHQIWEAEGRPDEQEQRHWHMAERLVEAEIAALHAGKDENDGNP